A region from the Lysobacter sp. BMK333-48F3 genome encodes:
- a CDS encoding efflux RND transporter permease subunit, translating into MRFNLSEWALRHRSLIIYAMLVLAVAGAMSYLRLGRSEDPAFTFKVMVVRTLWPGATAEEVSRQVTERIEKKLMETGQYEYIRSYSRAGESQVMFVAGDAMRSKDIPPLWYQVRKKIGDIRPTLPSDAIGPFFNDEFGDTFGNIYALTGPGFDYAVLKDYAERVQLALQSQTDVGKIELFGVQDEKIWVELSNVKLSTLGVPAQAVQDALNQQNALVSAGFFETPTSRVPIRVGGQFTSVEQIRDFPIRVGDRTFRLADVAEVRRGFSDPPQPRMRFMGEDAIGIGVSMKQGGDILKLGKTLEGEFARLQKTLPAGMQLRKVADQPAAVEESVGEFVRVLAEAVAIVLLVSFFSLGLRTGLVVALSIPLVLAMTFAVMDFFGVGLHKISLGALVLALGLLVDDAIIAVEMMAIKMEQGFDRLRAAAFAWDSTAFPMLTGTLITAAGFLPIATAASSTGEYTRSLFQVVTIALLVSWIAAVAFIPFLGDKLLPDYGHAAAPPKPGSPAARWRDARSALARRLPMFASVLAPKPPIDGHVHDPYESKFYVGFRRWVTWCVRRRWLVIAITIAAFVGSIFMFRFVPQQFFPDSVRPELMVDMELAEGSSLRQTSAQAQRLEAMLKQRKDLANYVAYVGTGSPRFYLPLDQQLPAANFAQFVLMPKDLEARETLRRWVIEEVAPRFPELQLRVTRLENGPPVGYPVQFRVSGEHIDQVRKIAYQVREKIRANPHVANVNLDWDEPNKVVRLQVDQERARALGISSAQLSQFLSSSLSGSHISTYRESNELIEMLLRGPEQERLQLDMLGSLMVPTGNGRSVPLTQIATLDYGFEEGIIWHRDRLPTMTVRADIYDGTQPSSAMAQISPTLDGLRAQLPYGYSIDIGGSVEDSARGQKSINAGMPLFLFAVFTLLMLQLRSFSRSFMVLLTAPLGLIGVTLFLLVFRVPFGFVAMLGTIALAGMIMRNSVILVDQIEQDRSEGHEPWKAIVDATVRRFRPIVLTALAAILAMIPLSRSAFFGPMAVAIMGGLLVATALTLLFLPALYAAWFKVKVPAEA; encoded by the coding sequence ATGCGTTTCAACCTCTCCGAGTGGGCGCTGCGCCATCGCAGCCTGATCATCTACGCGATGCTGGTGCTGGCCGTCGCCGGCGCCATGTCCTACCTGCGCCTGGGGCGCAGCGAGGACCCGGCCTTCACCTTCAAGGTCATGGTGGTGCGCACCTTGTGGCCCGGCGCCACCGCCGAGGAGGTCTCGCGCCAGGTCACCGAGCGGATCGAGAAGAAGCTGATGGAGACCGGCCAGTACGAGTACATCCGCTCGTACTCGCGCGCCGGCGAATCGCAGGTGATGTTCGTCGCCGGCGACGCGATGCGCTCCAAGGACATCCCGCCGCTGTGGTACCAGGTGCGCAAGAAGATCGGCGACATCCGCCCGACCTTGCCCAGCGACGCGATCGGCCCGTTCTTCAACGACGAATTCGGCGACACCTTCGGCAACATCTACGCCCTGACCGGGCCCGGCTTCGACTACGCGGTGCTCAAGGACTACGCCGAGCGCGTGCAGTTGGCGCTGCAGAGCCAGACCGACGTCGGCAAGATCGAACTGTTCGGGGTCCAGGACGAGAAGATCTGGGTCGAGCTGTCGAACGTGAAGCTGTCGACCCTGGGCGTGCCCGCGCAGGCGGTGCAGGACGCGCTGAACCAGCAGAACGCGCTGGTCTCGGCCGGCTTCTTCGAAACCCCGACCAGCCGGGTGCCGATCCGGGTCGGCGGCCAGTTCACCTCGGTCGAGCAGATCCGCGACTTCCCGATCCGGGTCGGCGACCGCACCTTCCGTCTGGCCGACGTCGCCGAAGTGCGGCGCGGCTTCTCCGATCCGCCGCAGCCGCGCATGCGCTTCATGGGCGAGGACGCGATCGGCATCGGCGTGTCGATGAAGCAGGGCGGCGACATCCTCAAGCTCGGCAAGACCCTGGAGGGCGAGTTCGCGCGCCTGCAGAAGACCCTGCCGGCGGGCATGCAACTGCGCAAAGTCGCCGACCAGCCGGCCGCGGTCGAGGAATCGGTCGGCGAATTCGTGCGCGTGCTCGCCGAGGCGGTCGCGATCGTGCTGCTGGTGAGCTTCTTCTCGCTCGGCCTGCGCACCGGCCTGGTGGTCGCGCTGTCGATCCCGCTGGTGCTGGCGATGACCTTCGCGGTGATGGACTTCTTCGGCGTCGGCCTGCACAAGATCTCGCTCGGCGCGCTGGTGCTGGCGCTGGGTCTGCTGGTCGACGACGCGATCATCGCGGTGGAGATGATGGCGATCAAGATGGAGCAGGGCTTCGACCGCCTGCGCGCGGCGGCCTTCGCCTGGGACAGCACCGCCTTCCCGATGCTGACCGGCACCCTGATCACCGCCGCCGGCTTCCTGCCGATCGCCACCGCCGCCTCGAGCACCGGCGAATACACCCGCTCGCTGTTCCAGGTGGTGACCATCGCCCTGCTGGTGTCGTGGATCGCCGCGGTGGCCTTCATTCCCTTCCTCGGCGACAAGCTGCTGCCGGACTACGGCCACGCCGCGGCGCCGCCGAAGCCGGGTTCGCCGGCCGCGCGCTGGCGCGACGCGCGCAGCGCGCTGGCCCGGCGCCTGCCGATGTTCGCCAGCGTGCTGGCGCCCAAGCCGCCGATCGACGGCCACGTCCACGACCCGTACGAATCCAAGTTCTACGTCGGCTTCCGCCGCTGGGTGACCTGGTGCGTGCGCCGGCGCTGGCTGGTCATCGCGATCACCATCGCCGCCTTCGTCGGTTCGATCTTCATGTTCCGCTTCGTGCCGCAGCAGTTCTTCCCCGACTCGGTGCGTCCGGAGCTGATGGTCGACATGGAACTGGCCGAAGGCAGCTCGCTGCGCCAGACCTCCGCCCAGGCCCAGCGCCTGGAAGCGATGCTCAAGCAGCGCAAGGACCTGGCCAACTACGTCGCCTACGTCGGCACCGGTTCGCCGCGCTTCTACCTGCCGCTGGACCAGCAGCTGCCGGCGGCCAACTTCGCCCAGTTCGTGCTGATGCCCAAGGACCTGGAAGCGCGCGAAACCCTGCGTCGCTGGGTCATCGAAGAGGTGGCGCCGCGCTTCCCCGAACTGCAGCTGCGCGTGACCCGGTTGGAGAACGGCCCGCCGGTCGGCTATCCGGTGCAGTTCCGCGTCTCCGGCGAGCACATCGACCAAGTGCGCAAGATCGCCTACCAGGTGCGCGAGAAGATCCGCGCCAACCCGCACGTGGCCAACGTCAACCTGGACTGGGACGAGCCGAACAAGGTGGTACGCCTGCAGGTCGACCAGGAGCGCGCGCGCGCCCTCGGCATCAGCTCGGCACAGCTGTCGCAGTTCCTGTCCAGTTCGCTGTCGGGCTCGCACATCAGCACCTACCGCGAGAGCAACGAGCTGATCGAGATGCTGCTGCGCGGCCCGGAACAGGAGCGCCTGCAGCTGGACATGCTCGGCAGCCTGATGGTGCCGACCGGCAACGGCCGCAGCGTGCCGCTGACCCAGATCGCCACCCTCGACTACGGTTTCGAGGAAGGCATCATCTGGCACCGCGACCGCCTGCCGACCATGACCGTGCGCGCCGACATCTACGACGGCACCCAGCCGTCCAGCGCGATGGCGCAGATCTCGCCGACCCTGGACGGGCTGCGCGCGCAGCTGCCGTACGGCTATTCGATCGACATCGGCGGCAGCGTCGAGGACTCGGCGCGCGGGCAGAAGTCGATCAACGCCGGCATGCCGTTGTTCCTGTTCGCGGTGTTCACCCTGCTGATGTTGCAGCTGCGCAGCTTCTCGCGCAGCTTCATGGTGCTGCTGACCGCGCCGCTGGGCCTGATCGGGGTGACCTTGTTCCTGCTGGTGTTCCGGGTGCCGTTCGGCTTCGTCGCCATGCTCGGCACGATCGCCCTGGCCGGCATGATCATGCGCAACTCGGTGATCCTGGTCGACCAGATCGAGCAGGACCGCAGCGAGGGCCACGAGCCGTGGAAGGCGATAGTGGACGCGACCGTGCGCCGCTTCCGGCCGATCGTGCTGACCGCGCTGGCGGCGATCCTGGCGATGATTCCGCTGTCGCGCAGCGCCTTCTTCGGGCCGATGGCGGTGGCGATCATGGGCGGACTGCTGGTCGCGACCGCGCTGACCCTGCTGTTCCTGCCGGCGCTGTACGCAGCCTGGTTCAAGGTCAAGGTGCCGGCGGAGGCCTGA
- the glpK gene encoding glycerol kinase GlpK, translating into MDKPYILAIDQGTTSSRAILFDRQGAVVGVAQREFEQIFPRPGWVEHDPREILASVQTTAIEVMTKAQVGADQIAGIGITNQRETTVVWDRHTGQAVHNAIVWQSRQTAAICDRLKAEGYEPLVRERTGLLIDAYFSGTKVKWILDNVEGARERAERGDLLFGTIDSWLIWNLSDNRAHVTDYSNASRTLMYDIHKRQWCPELLRMLDVPASMLPEVRSSSEVYAHTGARHFFSNSVPICGVAGDQQAALFGQACFAPGMAKNTYGTGCFLLMNTGEKAVRSDNGLLTTIAWGIDGKVEYALEGSIFVAGSAVQWLRDGLRLFGKAGDSQAYAERARSTDGVYFVPAFVGLGAPYWRSDVRGAMFGLTRGTSKEHFVRSVLESLAYQTRDVLEAMQADSGIRLTSLRADGGAIGNDFTAQFQADILDVPLKRPRVSETTALGAAYLAGLAVGFWDSREQIAQQWQVERSFEPQMLGAEREKLYAGWKRAIEATLAFSVEHA; encoded by the coding sequence ATGGACAAGCCCTACATTCTGGCCATCGACCAAGGCACGACCAGCTCGCGGGCGATCCTGTTCGATCGCCAGGGCGCGGTGGTCGGCGTGGCCCAGCGCGAGTTCGAGCAGATCTTTCCGCGCCCGGGCTGGGTCGAGCACGATCCGCGCGAGATCCTCGCCAGCGTGCAGACCACCGCGATCGAGGTGATGACCAAGGCCCAGGTCGGCGCCGACCAGATCGCCGGCATCGGCATCACCAACCAGCGCGAGACCACCGTGGTCTGGGACCGCCACACCGGCCAGGCGGTGCACAACGCCATCGTCTGGCAGTCGCGCCAGACCGCGGCGATCTGCGACCGGCTCAAGGCCGAGGGCTACGAGCCCCTGGTGCGCGAACGCACCGGCCTGCTGATCGACGCCTACTTCTCCGGAACCAAGGTCAAGTGGATCCTCGACAATGTCGAGGGCGCGCGCGAGCGCGCCGAACGCGGCGACCTGCTGTTCGGCACCATCGACAGCTGGCTGATCTGGAACCTGTCGGACAACCGCGCCCACGTCACCGACTACAGCAACGCCTCGCGCACGCTGATGTACGACATCCACAAGCGCCAGTGGTGCCCGGAGCTGCTGAGAATGCTCGACGTGCCGGCCTCGATGCTGCCGGAAGTGCGCTCCAGCAGCGAGGTCTACGCCCATACCGGCGCGCGCCATTTCTTCAGCAATTCGGTGCCGATCTGCGGCGTCGCCGGCGACCAGCAGGCGGCGCTGTTCGGCCAGGCCTGCTTCGCCCCGGGGATGGCCAAGAACACCTACGGCACCGGCTGCTTCCTGCTGATGAACACCGGCGAGAAAGCGGTGCGTTCGGACAACGGCCTGCTCACCACCATCGCCTGGGGCATCGACGGCAAGGTCGAGTACGCGCTGGAAGGCAGCATTTTCGTCGCCGGCTCGGCGGTGCAGTGGCTGCGCGACGGCCTGCGCCTGTTCGGCAAGGCCGGCGATTCGCAGGCTTACGCCGAGCGCGCGCGCTCCACCGACGGAGTCTATTTCGTCCCGGCCTTCGTCGGCCTGGGCGCGCCGTACTGGCGCAGCGACGTGCGCGGGGCGATGTTCGGCCTGACCCGCGGCACCAGCAAGGAGCATTTCGTCCGTTCGGTGCTGGAGTCGCTGGCCTACCAGACCCGCGACGTGCTCGAAGCGATGCAGGCCGATTCGGGCATTCGCTTGACCTCGCTGCGCGCCGACGGCGGCGCGATCGGCAACGATTTCACCGCCCAGTTCCAGGCCGACATCCTCGACGTGCCGCTGAAGCGGCCGCGGGTCAGCGAAACCACCGCGCTCGGCGCGGCCTACCTGGCCGGGCTGGCGGTCGGGTTCTGGGACAGCCGCGAGCAGATCGCCCAGCAGTGGCAGGTCGAGCGCAGCTTCGAGCCGCAGATGCTCGGCGCGGAACGCGAGAAGCTGTATGCGGGCTGGAAGCGGGCGATCGAGGCGACGCTGGCGTTCAGCGTCGAGCACGCTTAG
- a CDS encoding MIP/aquaporin family protein has translation MPTPMSQYLSEFVATGILILLGNGVVAGALLNRSKAQGAGWGVITAAWGLAVLIGIFIAGPTSGAIMNPALTLALAAIGKLSWSLVPGFVAAQLAGAFAGAVLVWLSYLAHWRLSDDPAAKLAIFCTAPAVRDTRANLLTEAIGTFVLTFAALAIGANTLSPGLGPFGVGLLVVVIGMSLGGPTGYAINPARDLGPRLAHALLPIAGKGGSDWGYAWVPVVAPIAGAVLGAFAFQAVYG, from the coding sequence ATGCCCACCCCGATGTCGCAATACCTCAGCGAGTTCGTCGCCACCGGCATCCTGATCCTGCTCGGCAACGGCGTGGTCGCCGGCGCGCTGCTCAATCGATCCAAGGCCCAGGGCGCCGGCTGGGGCGTGATCACCGCGGCCTGGGGCCTGGCGGTGCTGATCGGCATCTTCATCGCCGGCCCGACCAGCGGCGCGATCATGAATCCCGCCCTGACCCTGGCCCTGGCGGCGATCGGCAAGCTGTCCTGGTCGCTGGTGCCGGGCTTCGTCGCCGCCCAGCTCGCCGGCGCGTTCGCCGGCGCGGTGCTGGTCTGGCTCAGCTATCTCGCCCACTGGCGGCTCAGCGACGACCCGGCCGCCAAGCTGGCGATCTTCTGCACCGCGCCGGCGGTGCGGGACACCCGCGCCAACCTGCTCACCGAGGCCATCGGCACTTTCGTGCTGACCTTCGCTGCGCTCGCGATCGGCGCCAACACGCTGTCTCCCGGCCTGGGACCGTTCGGCGTCGGCCTGCTGGTGGTGGTGATCGGCATGTCGCTCGGCGGCCCCACCGGCTATGCGATCAACCCCGCACGCGACCTCGGCCCGCGTCTGGCCCATGCGCTGCTGCCGATCGCCGGCAAGGGCGGCTCGGACTGGGGCTACGCCTGGGTCCCGGTGGTCGCGCCGATCGCCGGTGCGGTGCTGGGGGCGTTCGCGTTCCAGGCTGTGTATGGGTGA